From the Paenibacillus sp. FSL H8-0548 genome, one window contains:
- the yhbH gene encoding sporulation protein YhbH, producing MKSEPLFVVSREDWSLHRKGYEDQARHQEKVHEAIRQNLPDLVSDESIVLSDGRRTIKVPIKSLDESHFIYNYNKKQHVGQGDGDSQVGDVLGVDPQAAKGPGKGQDAGDQPGEDVIDTEISIDQLEDMLFEELELPNLEQKQKDQLQSTEIVFHDIRKKGIMSNIDKKRTLIENLRRNANAGKSGIGGISPDDLRYKTWNEIVKPQSNAVILALMDTSGSMGSFEKYCARSFFFWMTRFLRRKYEHVEIVFIAHHTEAKEVTEEEFFNRGESGGTICSSAYQKAIDIIDSRYPTPNWNIYPFHFSDGDNLTSDNERCVKLIGQLMERSNMFGYGEVNQYNRSSTLMSAYKHISHKKFMYSVIKEKSEVYKALKTFFSKKVSGA from the coding sequence ATGAAATCAGAACCGCTGTTTGTTGTATCCCGTGAGGACTGGTCACTCCACCGCAAAGGCTATGAGGATCAAGCGCGACATCAGGAGAAGGTACATGAGGCTATTAGGCAAAACCTTCCCGATCTGGTTTCCGACGAGAGCATCGTCTTGTCCGATGGCAGACGTACAATTAAGGTTCCCATAAAAAGTCTCGACGAATCCCACTTTATATACAACTACAACAAGAAGCAGCACGTCGGACAAGGAGACGGAGACTCGCAGGTGGGTGATGTGCTTGGCGTCGATCCTCAGGCTGCCAAGGGACCTGGCAAAGGCCAGGATGCAGGCGATCAGCCCGGTGAGGATGTTATTGATACCGAGATCAGCATTGACCAATTAGAGGATATGCTATTCGAGGAGCTAGAGCTCCCTAATCTGGAACAAAAGCAAAAGGATCAGCTTCAATCCACAGAAATTGTGTTCCACGATATTCGCAAAAAAGGCATCATGTCCAACATTGATAAGAAGCGTACATTAATTGAAAATCTAAGGCGCAACGCCAACGCAGGCAAATCCGGTATCGGAGGCATCTCCCCTGACGATCTGCGTTACAAAACATGGAACGAAATCGTGAAGCCCCAATCGAACGCGGTCATTCTCGCACTCATGGATACATCGGGCAGCATGGGATCTTTTGAGAAATATTGTGCCCGCAGCTTTTTCTTCTGGATGACTCGGTTTCTTCGCAGGAAATATGAGCATGTAGAAATTGTATTTATTGCCCACCATACGGAGGCTAAGGAGGTTACCGAGGAGGAATTTTTTAATCGCGGGGAAAGCGGAGGTACGATTTGCTCATCCGCTTATCAAAAAGCGATTGACATCATCGATAGTCGTTATCCAACTCCGAATTGGAATATTTACCCTTTTCATTTCTCGGACGGCGATAATCTGACCTCAGACAACGAGCGCTGCGTAAAGCTCATCGGTCAGCTGATGGAACGAAGCAATATGTTCGGTTATGGAGAGGTCAATCAATACAATCGCAGCAGCACTTTAATGTCGGCCTATAAGCATATCAGCCACAAAAAGTTTATGTACTCGGTAATTAAGGAGAAGAGCGAGGTATACAAGGCGCTTAAAACTTTCTTCTCTAAAAAAGTGAGCGGTGCCTAA
- a CDS encoding exonuclease SbcCD subunit D, whose product MKLFHTADWHLGKLVQGVYMTEDQRYVLEQLLQAIEAERPDAVIIAGDLYDRAVPPTEAVELLDELLARIVIDLNTPVLAISGNHDSPDRINFGTKLMESRGLHLVGQLKDGLKPVVLSDNFGEVHFHLVPYADPAQVRYQLGDESIRTHDDAMRVITARIAHGMDKSARHVFVGHAFITATGEPEQNTSDSERPLSVGGAEHVSAAYFEAFHYTALGHLHQAHFVRNDTIRYAGSPLKYSISEESHVKGYLVIELNEAGHVEIEKRELKPLRNMRRVIALIEEIEKQPVNEDYVFVTLLNENPVLFPMEKVRSVYPNALHVERRPVLAGGLNGNEAAADARGGTGRREADPIELFAAFYQEVKGQELSDAKKQLFADTYGELLREEGGVI is encoded by the coding sequence ATGAAGCTATTTCATACTGCGGACTGGCATTTGGGAAAGCTAGTTCAAGGCGTATATATGACGGAGGATCAGCGTTATGTTCTGGAGCAGCTGCTGCAAGCGATTGAGGCAGAGCGGCCGGATGCTGTTATTATTGCTGGTGATCTATATGATCGCGCTGTCCCGCCAACCGAGGCTGTCGAGCTGCTCGATGAGCTGCTTGCACGGATCGTTATCGATTTGAATACACCTGTGCTTGCGATATCCGGTAATCATGACAGTCCTGATCGTATTAATTTTGGCACAAAGCTGATGGAAAGCCGCGGTCTTCATCTGGTGGGGCAATTGAAGGATGGGCTGAAGCCAGTCGTGCTGAGCGACAATTTCGGCGAGGTGCATTTTCATCTTGTACCTTATGCAGATCCTGCACAGGTTCGCTATCAGCTAGGAGATGAGTCGATCCGTACACATGATGATGCGATGCGCGTCATTACTGCACGGATTGCCCATGGTATGGACAAATCAGCTAGACATGTATTTGTAGGCCATGCATTCATTACGGCAACGGGAGAGCCGGAGCAGAATACGAGCGACTCGGAACGTCCATTGTCGGTTGGCGGCGCTGAGCATGTGAGTGCGGCTTATTTTGAAGCCTTTCATTATACAGCGCTTGGTCATTTGCATCAGGCACATTTTGTTCGGAACGATACGATAAGGTATGCGGGCTCTCCGCTCAAATATTCGATTTCAGAAGAAAGCCATGTGAAGGGATATTTGGTAATTGAACTAAATGAGGCCGGTCACGTGGAAATTGAAAAACGTGAGCTGAAGCCGCTGCGGAATATGCGCAGAGTAATCGCATTAATTGAAGAAATAGAAAAGCAGCCAGTGAACGAGGATTATGTATTTGTAACATTGCTAAATGAAAATCCGGTTTTGTTTCCTATGGAGAAGGTACGCTCGGTTTACCCGAATGCGCTCCACGTGGAGCGCAGACCAGTGCTGGCCGGCGGCTTGAATGGAAATGAAGCGGCAGCTGATGCGCGGGGAGGAACAGGGAGACGGGAAGCTGATCCGATCGAGCTGTTTGCTGCATTTTATCAGGAGGTTAAGGGGCAAGAGCTTTCGGATGCAAAAAAACAATTGTTCGCGGATACGTATGGAGAGCTGCTTCGTGAGGAGGGTGGCGTGATATGA